Below is a genomic region from Streptococcus salivarius.
TGTTATTTCGATATGAAAAACGAACGATGATAAGTCAATAATGGTCTCTCATATGTAAGAGAACATATTCTAAACTAACAGAAGGAACCAGCACTGTCAACGGTTTTAGGCTATTTAAGAACTATTCTAAAGAGCAGATAAGAATGATTCTAAATAAAAGAAAAACAACAGGAAATAACCTGTTGTTACTTATTATTTTGTACGACGTTTTCGAAGGAATCCTAGGCTAAGAATACTTAGCAAACCTGTTACAAAGAGTCCACGATTTGTCTTTTCACCAGTAGATGGCAGTTGCTTATCAGTTTGACGACTAGCTTCAGTCTTACCCTGACCATTGCCATGGTTAACAAGCTCAGCATCTCCGACAAGGTCCTCTGGACTTGAGGTCTTGACTCTTGTTTTAGTTACCTCAGTCTCTTTTCCACCAAATGACGCAGTCTTCTCAGAAGGCTTAGCTACTTCCTCAGTTGGTGTCTGAGCATTGGTTAAACGAATAATCGTCGCTGTTAGTGGGTTCAAGGTCAAGATGTGATTGTTGATTGCAACACCTGATAGCTCACTAATTCCAGATAGATTAACTTGATTGCCATCTGCTAAAACCATATAGGATGGACCATTTGTAAGCTTGCTCAAATCAAACTGACGAGCCTTGCTATCCGCATTGACATAGACAAGGTAACGATCCCCATTGGAAGCAACAGTTTGGTATCCTAATACCAAATCTTCTTGAGCAACATTATCCTGACCAGGAACTGTCAATAGTGTCACACGAGCACCCACATCTGCTTTAGATTTGAAATTGAAGGCATCCGTAGACTTACGTAAGGCAATTAACCCTTTGGTAAAGGCACGCGTTTTCGTATTTTCTGGGAAGGCCTGGCTATTAGTCGCCTTAGTCCAGTCAAAATGGTTAACCGCATCACTAGAATCATAAGAATCATGGATGAAGTAAGGATAGTCAAATGGATTGCCCTTTTCATCAACTAAGAGGTGCGACTTGTTCGGCACCTTGTCCTCAGATACAGGATAACGGTAGGCCGGATCACGGAACTGTTTGGTGCGGCCGTATTCCTGACCAGAGTGAATAAATGGTGTTCCCTGAGCAGTCAAGACCATGAGGTTTCCTAGACGCAAGCGACGATGAATTTCAGCATTATTCTCAGGCTTGCTTGGATCCTTCTTGATTGATTGGGCGATGATATCAAAAAGGGTCAAATTATCATGAGCAGCAATATACTGGATAACATCACCTGGAGAATCAGCCTCGAAGTTAGTTGGTTGCGCCTTGATATTATCAAAAACCTTATTAATATCACGTTTTCCACCTGTGATGAAGGCCGGTGTTCCCTCGTTTGGATAACCTGATTTGAGGGTATTTCGAATATCATCTGAAAATACTGCTACGGTATCTGTGTCTTTCATCCAAGACTGATCGGCAGGCTGAACCGGGCTATTTTCATCGCCAGCATAAGTCACCCAACCCTCACCAAGCATAATGAGATTTGGATTAAGGGCGCGTGCAGTATTGTAAGCTTGCTCGATACTTTCAGCATCATGGTCACCCATCATATCAAAGCGGAAACCATCTACTTTATATTCCTTAGTCAAATAAGCAATGGAATCCACCAAGACACGACGGCTCATATAGTGAGTCGTACCTAGACGACCGCCTCCAAAACTCGAACGAGGAGTGCCATCAGCATCCATAAAGTGATAGTAATTTGGCTCAAGGTCTTCAAAAATAGCTGTCTTGGCTGTATGATTATAAACCACATCCAAGATAACACCCATACCATGGGCATGGATAGCTACAACTAAATTCTTGAATTCTTCAATACGTTTAGCCGGATCACTAGGGTTTTCAGAATACATACCCGTCAAAGAGAAATAGTTTTGTGGATCATAGCCCCAGTTGTAGTTACTATCGCTTGATGCATAGGCATCCAAACGCTTCCCATTTTGCAATTCATTAACAAAATAGTAGCTCAATACTGGCAAAAGCTGAATATGGGTAACCCCAAGGTCTTTAAGATAATCCAAACGCTCCGCAAAAGCTGCAAAAGTACCAAACTGGTGCTTCAATTCAGCTGAGATAGCCTTGTCAGAGGTGAAATCTCGGACATGGGCCTCATAAATAATGGCATCTTCTCGAGATTTAAAGTTAGGAATCTTAGCGTAGTCAAGGTCTTTTGGTCCATAATTAGCAGGATCTACAAAGGCAGCCTTGGCAATCTTGTGTTCAGGTCCCTTGTTGGCATCGTCACTATTCCAAGCTGCCAGAGATTTCGCATAAGGATCAAGAACAATTACTGACTGATCACCACGTTTAATGCGGTATTGATAGAAATAACCTGTTAAGTTTTCAAGGCCAAAATCAGTCGCAAGTAGGTCAGCTTGCCAAGTACCTCGAGGCCCTTTGCTTAGAGCGTGTTCAGCCAGCACCTTGTCTTGATTATTCTTATCATAGACAATGATATCTACTTGATTAGCACTTGGTGACCAAAGTGTCACATGTGCCTTAGTACCATTCTCTTCTAGTCGAGCACCCAATTCACCATCATAACTGTAGAGGGCATCCTTTAATTGCCAGCTCTCAGATGTTTTAAAACTATCACTGCCCAAAGTGACCTTATAAGGCAGATTTTCTGCAGCAAAATCACCTGTTAATGTAGCTTTTTTGAGTTTAGCATCCAAGTCAAGCTGTTTAAGAGTTACACTGTTACCATCCTTATCCGTCACCTTAAGGTCTTTGAGAATATCTTCAGATGAGACCTCGTCTAAGTTGGTGAAGCTAAGTTCGATTTGGCTTGGACTAAGCTGCTGAGCCCCAGTCAAACGCACATCCTTGACAAAGTAAGGGTTGGTGTAGACTGTCGGATCAGTATCTCGTACGAAAAGCTGACGAGATTTTTTCAAGTCACTAAATTTATAATCATTTGATTGAATTTTCACATCATCTCCTGTTTTGCTCTCATCTAAGAGTAAAAATCCTATCGATTTTGCCGCTTGTGTTAGTGGAATATCTAAGTAGGCACCATACTTACCATTCGGTTGGAAATTGACACCATCAGGCCAATTGCTTGGAGCGTCCTTAACATCACCCCAATACCAGACAGACTTATTGCTATAGTCACCATCCGTACGGAAATAATTGATACGAACGTGGTCTTGAGGGATAGGTTGATAGCTGTAAACTTGGAAATCCTTGTCAATCCAGGCTTCATTCATTTGAGGGCTAAGAATTTCGACTGCTTTATCCCCTGAAAGGTTCGTTCCAGCGGCATTATTAATCAAGAAGCTAAGTTTTTTAGGTGCTGAAGACAACTTCACATCTAAATAGACACCATAATCATCCTGTTTAGCTTCAGCAAATGAGGTTGCCCCTGTCGGCCAGGCCCCCTTCTGAGATGATGGTGTCTCAACATCATCCCAAGTCCAAAGTCCAAGCGATGCCTTGTCTGGACTTGGCAACTCTTGGAAATGCAAGCGAATAGACCCATCAGCAATAGGATCCTCAGATGCATTCGTAAGAGCTTGACTATTACTAGTACTTACTGTTTTTGGCGTGTTTTCGCTAGTTTCAGTTAGCTTGGGAATCTCAGTACGGCCAGTATTTTCTTCTGGAAGAGAAACTGGCTCATTTTCCTTGGACACCGTGGCATTCTCAGCTGCTACAGGAGCTGTTGGCGTTTCAGTTACTAGTCCACTGGTAGTAAGACTAGGATCAGCTGGTTCTACCTGTGTGCTAGAGTCGGGCGTTGATACTGCTTCATCTGCTTTTACTCCTTGAACTGCAGCAAAGCTCAAAAAAATAGCTCCAATGGTTACAGAAGCCAAACCTAACTTGTACTTGCGAAGGCTATAACGAAGAACTTTTTCATCATTAGCTTGAGTATTTCTTTTCATAGAAACTCCTTTTGTTAACGTTTTCATGTTTTTTAATATACCATTTAGCTTTCATTTATGCAAGCGTTTTCTCTCTTTGAAAATTAAAAAAGAGAGAACCATAAGATTCTCTCAATCTATTAATTATAAATAGAATAGTAACGCTTAATCCCTGCCACAATTGCATTAGCTAAAGTCTCCTGATAAGCAGAGATATTCAAACGGGCTGCTTCTTGAGGATTTGACAAGAAACCTAGTTCAAGAAGGACTGCCGGAGCTGTTGTCTCACGCAAGACTGCAAAGGTTTGACGCTTCACGCCCTGATTCTGAGCACCAGTCGCATTAATCAGGCTAGACTGGATGGCATTGGCCAAGGTATCACTCATGCTCAATCGAGTCGGATTAGCATGGTAGGTTGCATTAATACGTGATGGATATTCTGCATAAGGTTGGTAATAATAAGTCTCAATACCCTGTGCTGCAGAACTTCCTGAAGCATTGATGTGAATACTTACGAAGATATCAGATTCAGAAGCATTGGCTGCATGTGAACGATCCGTCAAATCAACATACGTATCACTTGTACGAGTGGTCACAACTTGATACCCTTCTGCTTCTAGTTTAGCTTTCACGCGGCTTTGGATAGCCAAGGTCAAGCTCTTTTCAGAAATACCAAAGTAAGAAGCACCTGGATCATAGCCACCATGCCCAGCATCGAGATAGACAACCTTATTTAAAACATCGTAATTTCCTCTTGATGCCGAACCGATTTTCTTAGGGGCTACCACATCAGCTGAAGTTGCCCCAAAGCCGATATTCTTCCCTGAAGCATCAACAATATAGCCATGAACGATGTACTTGCCTGAATTCCACTTGTGTTGGCTTGCTGAAATAGTTACTTTATAAGAACCATCATCCTGTTTTGTCGCATTATGCCAAACAAGATCATCCTGACCATTTTGTTCAGACCAGACTGGGATAAGGACACCTGAAATACCACTTGGATTCGTCAGATTGGTGATAAGAACATCAAAGGTTCCACGATTTTTATCATTGTTAGCAATAGTCAAAGTTCCCTGAGTCTTAGTGATATCAAGTGTCACTTGTTTACCACCTAGGCCAATGTATTTACCATCATTGTCAACCAGATAGACATGAGAATTATACAGACCACTATCACCCTTATGGTTGCTTGAACGAACGGTTACCTTATAGTCTCCATTAGCTTGCTTAGCTGCCTTGTACCAGATGATATCATCTTGGCCGTTCTTTTCTGACCAGGTTGGAACTAGGACTTCTTTAAAACCTCGTGGCGCAACCAAGTTTGAAATGACTACATCATAGCTACCAGTAGCATTGTTGAGACCAGTGATAGCAAGGTCGGCTTTAGGTTCTGACAAAGTAACATTTGTTTGTGTGCCTCCCACACCGATTTGTGAACCATCGTTTTGGATATAGTAAAGATGAACATTATAAATACCTGTAGAGTATTTATGGTTAGCCACTTGGACAGTAACCTTATAATTGCCATCTGTTTGACGTGTGGCTTCATACCAGCGAATATCATCTTGGCCATCAACCTCAGACCAGATTGGAACCTGAACTGTACGCACACCCTTAGGACTATAGACATCACTGATGACTACATCAAAAGTTCCTGAATCTTTATTATTTGTAATAGAAATAACACCTGTAGGTTTAGATGGATCATTTCGTTCTACAAAAGCTTTTTGAACAAAGCGTTTTTGACCTCTAGCATCAATGTAAAATACTTGCGCTTCATATCTGCCATTAGCATTCTCATGATCACTAGCTTTCACCGTTACAGTGTAAGAGCCATCTGCTTGTCTGGTCGGTGTATACCATTTGATATCACTCATTCCATTCGCATGTGACCAAAATGGAATTTTAACTTCTTTGTAGCCTTCTAAACCTTTGAGATTTTTGGCAATTATTGTAAATGTTCCATTGTTCTCATTTTTAGATATACTCAAGTTGGCAGATACTGGAACCGTCGGTTGGCCATGAGAATAGTCAGAAAAAGCTTTTTGAACAAAACGTTTTTGACCTCTAGCATCAATGTAAAATACTTGCGCTTCATATCTACCATTAGCATTCTCATGATCACTAGCTTTCACCGTTACAGTGTAAGAGCCATCTGCTTGTCTGGTCGGTGTATACCATTTGATATCACTCATTCCATTTGCATGTGACCAAAATGGAATTTTAACTTCTTTATAGCCTTCTAAACCTTTGAGATTTTTGGCAATTATTGTAAATGTTCCATTGTTCTCATTTTTAGATATACTCAAGTTGGCAGATACTGGAACCGTCGGTTGGCCATGAGAATAGTCAGAAAAAGCTTTTTGAACAAAACGTTTTTGACCTCTAGCATCAATGTAAAATACTTGCGCTTCATATCTACCATTAGCATTCTCATGATCACTAGCTTTCACCGTTACAGTGTAAGAGCCATCTGCTTGTCTGGTCGGTGTATACCATTTGATATCACTCATTCCATTTGCATGTGACCAAAATGGAATTTTAACTTCTTTATAGCCTTCTAAACCTTTGAGATTTTTGGCAATTATTGTAAATGTTCCATTGTTCTCATTTTTAGATATACTCAAGTTGGCAGATACTGGAACCGTCGGTTGGCCATGAGAATAGTCAGAAAAAGCTTTTTGAACAAAACGTTTTTGACCTCTAGCATCAATGTAAAATACTTGCGCTTCATATCTACCATTAGCATTCTCATGATCACTAGCTTTCACCGTTACAGTGTAAGAGCCATCTGCTTGTCTGGTCGGTGTATACCATTTGATATCACTCATTCCATTCGCATGTGACCAAAATGGAATTTTAACTTCTTTATAGCCTTCTAAACCTTTGAGATTTTTGGCAATTATTGTAAATGTTCCATTGTTCTCATTTTTAGATATACTCAAGTTGGCAAATACTGATATTTCCGGCTTCTTACCAATAAAAACTTGAGTTGTTGTTCCACCAACACCAGTTAATTGGCCATCTTTTTGAACATAATAAAGGTGAACATTATAAAGGCCTGTTGAGTTTTTATGAGCTGAAGCTTTAACGTTTACTGTGTAAGTTCCATTATTTTGACGGTTAGCCGTATACCAGATAATGTCATCTTGGCCATTAATTTCTGACCAAATTGGAACAGAGACTGTTTGAACACCATTTGGTGCTTTGACATTAGAGATGACAACATCAAAGCTACCAAGAGTTGGATTG
It encodes:
- a CDS encoding pullulanase, with protein sequence MKRNTQANDEKVLRYSLRKYKLGLASVTIGAIFLSFAAVQGVKADEAVSTPDSSTQVEPADPSLTTSGLVTETPTAPVAAENATVSKENEPVSLPEENTGRTEIPKLTETSENTPKTVSTSNSQALTNASEDPIADGSIRLHFQELPSPDKASLGLWTWDDVETPSSQKGAWPTGATSFAEAKQDDYGVYLDVKLSSAPKKLSFLINNAAGTNLSGDKAVEILSPQMNEAWIDKDFQVYSYQPIPQDHVRINYFRTDGDYSNKSVWYWGDVKDAPSNWPDGVNFQPNGKYGAYLDIPLTQAAKSIGFLLLDESKTGDDVKIQSNDYKFSDLKKSRQLFVRDTDPTVYTNPYFVKDVRLTGAQQLSPSQIELSFTNLDEVSSEDILKDLKVTDKDGNSVTLKQLDLDAKLKKATLTGDFAAENLPYKVTLGSDSFKTSESWQLKDALYSYDGELGARLEENGTKAHVTLWSPSANQVDIIVYDKNNQDKVLAEHALSKGPRGTWQADLLATDFGLENLTGYFYQYRIKRGDQSVIVLDPYAKSLAAWNSDDANKGPEHKIAKAAFVDPANYGPKDLDYAKIPNFKSREDAIIYEAHVRDFTSDKAISAELKHQFGTFAAFAERLDYLKDLGVTHIQLLPVLSYYFVNELQNGKRLDAYASSDSNYNWGYDPQNYFSLTGMYSENPSDPAKRIEEFKNLVVAIHAHGMGVILDVVYNHTAKTAIFEDLEPNYYHFMDADGTPRSSFGGGRLGTTHYMSRRVLVDSIAYLTKEYKVDGFRFDMMGDHDAESIEQAYNTARALNPNLIMLGEGWVTYAGDENSPVQPADQSWMKDTDTVAVFSDDIRNTLKSGYPNEGTPAFITGGKRDINKVFDNIKAQPTNFEADSPGDVIQYIAAHDNLTLFDIIAQSIKKDPSKPENNAEIHRRLRLGNLMVLTAQGTPFIHSGQEYGRTKQFRDPAYRYPVSEDKVPNKSHLLVDEKGNPFDYPYFIHDSYDSSDAVNHFDWTKATNSQAFPENTKTRAFTKGLIALRKSTDAFNFKSKADVGARVTLLTVPGQDNVAQEDLVLGYQTVASNGDRYLVYVNADSKARQFDLSKLTNGPSYMVLADGNQVNLSGISELSGVAINNHILTLNPLTATIIRLTNAQTPTEEVAKPSEKTASFGGKETEVTKTRVKTSSPEDLVGDAELVNHGNGQGKTEASRQTDKQLPSTGEKTNRGLFVTGLLSILSLGFLRKRRTK
- a CDS encoding GBS Bsp-like repeat-containing protein, coding for MSPASQSSEAATASTSVTSSVVSSESATASTSATSSETSNSAVATPAKLTNSTDVPSQTLKVQPKTFIDVSSHNGDISVDDYRALARQGVGGVVVKLTEDTWYNNPKAPSQVRNAQIAGLQVSTYHFSRYTTEEEARAEARFYIQAAQKLNLPKSTVMVNDFEDSNMLPNINRNTQAWVNEMRKHGYNNLMFYTSASWLDENNLGYRGPVSTSQFGIENFWVAQYPSSSLTATSAKNMRYNAKTGAWQFSATANLLPGKHVFDQSVDYTGRFTANASVEADPTQGDLSGTISIVNNNPTLGSFDVVISNVKAPNGVQTVSVPIWSEINGQDDIIWYTANRQNNGTYTVNVKASAHKNSTGLYNVHLYYVQKDGQLTGVGGTTTQVFIGKKPEISVFANLSISKNENNGTFTIIAKNLKGLEGYKEVKIPFWSHANGMSDIKWYTPTRQADGSYTVTVKASDHENANGRYEAQVFYIDARGQKRFVQKAFSDYSHGQPTVPVSANLSISKNENNGTFTIIAKNLKGLEGYKEVKIPFWSHANGMSDIKWYTPTRQADGSYTVTVKASDHENANGRYEAQVFYIDARGQKRFVQKAFSDYSHGQPTVPVSANLSISKNENNGTFTIIAKNLKGLEGYKEVKIPFWSHANGMSDIKWYTPTRQADGSYTVTVKASDHENANGRYEAQVFYIDARGQKRFVQKAFSDYSHGQPTVPVSANLSISKNENNGTFTIIAKNLKGLEGYKEVKIPFWSHANGMSDIKWYTPTRQADGSYTVTVKASDHENANGRYEAQVFYIDARGQKRFVQKAFVERNDPSKPTGVISITNNKDSGTFDVVISDVYSPKGVRTVQVPIWSEVDGQDDIRWYEATRQTDGNYKVTVQVANHKYSTGIYNVHLYYIQNDGSQIGVGGTQTNVTLSEPKADLAITGLNNATGSYDVVISNLVAPRGFKEVLVPTWSEKNGQDDIIWYKAAKQANGDYKVTVRSSNHKGDSGLYNSHVYLVDNDGKYIGLGGKQVTLDITKTQGTLTIANNDKNRGTFDVLITNLTNPSGISGVLIPVWSEQNGQDDLVWHNATKQDDGSYKVTISASQHKWNSGKYIVHGYIVDASGKNIGFGATSADVVAPKKIGSASRGNYDVLNKVVYLDAGHGGYDPGASYFGISEKSLTLAIQSRVKAKLEAEGYQVVTTRTSDTYVDLTDRSHAANASESDIFVSIHINASGSSAAQGIETYYYQPYAEYPSRINATYHANPTRLSMSDTLANAIQSSLINATGAQNQGVKRQTFAVLRETTAPAVLLELGFLSNPQEAARLNISAYQETLANAIVAGIKRYYSIYN